From Callithrix jacchus isolate 240 chromosome 15, calJac240_pri, whole genome shotgun sequence, one genomic window encodes:
- the LSMEM2 gene encoding leucine-rich single-pass membrane protein 2 isoform X1 — MPSSASDCPLLAMPEETQEDSVTPVMPSQRSSGALAPNHVQEVRLHPVESISDLHSGAGTLRPYLTEGAQPWDELLGVLPPSLCAQAGCSSVYRRGFLLLLVLLVLTCLALALLAVYLSVLQSESLRILAHTLHTQEETLLKLRLASLSQFRRLNSSEAQAAPS; from the exons ATGCCATCATCGGCCTCTGACTGCCCACTGCTTGCCATGCCTGAGGAGACCCAAGAAG ACTCCGTGACACCAGTGATGCCCAGCCAGAGGAGCAGCGGGGCACTGGCCCCCAACCATGTGCAGGAGGTGCGCCTGCACCCTGTGGAGTCCATCAGCGACCTACACAGCGGAG CAGGCACACTGCGCCCCTATCTGACTGAAGGGGCACAGCCGTGGGATGAGCTGCTGGGCGTTTTGCCACCGTCGCTGTGTGCCCAGGCTGGCTGCAGTTCTGTGTACAGACGAGGGTTCCTGCTGCTGCTTGTGCTGCTGGTGCTCACCTGCCTGGCACTTGCACTCCTGGCTGTCTACCTGAGTG TGCTGCAGAGTGAATCCCTACGCATCCTggcacacacactgcacacacaggAGGAGACACTACTCAAACTCCGCCTGGCCAGCCTCAGCCAGTTTCGGAGGCTCAACTCCAGTGAGGCCCAAGCAGCACCCAGCTGA
- the LSMEM2 gene encoding leucine-rich single-pass membrane protein 2 isoform X2 produces the protein MPSSASDCPLLAMPEETQEDSVTPVMPSQRSSGALAPNHVQEVRLHPVESISDLHSGGTLRPYLTEGAQPWDELLGVLPPSLCAQAGCSSVYRRGFLLLLVLLVLTCLALALLAVYLSVLQSESLRILAHTLHTQEETLLKLRLASLSQFRRLNSSEAQAAPS, from the exons ATGCCATCATCGGCCTCTGACTGCCCACTGCTTGCCATGCCTGAGGAGACCCAAGAAG ACTCCGTGACACCAGTGATGCCCAGCCAGAGGAGCAGCGGGGCACTGGCCCCCAACCATGTGCAGGAGGTGCGCCTGCACCCTGTGGAGTCCATCAGCGACCTACACAGCGGAG GCACACTGCGCCCCTATCTGACTGAAGGGGCACAGCCGTGGGATGAGCTGCTGGGCGTTTTGCCACCGTCGCTGTGTGCCCAGGCTGGCTGCAGTTCTGTGTACAGACGAGGGTTCCTGCTGCTGCTTGTGCTGCTGGTGCTCACCTGCCTGGCACTTGCACTCCTGGCTGTCTACCTGAGTG TGCTGCAGAGTGAATCCCTACGCATCCTggcacacacactgcacacacaggAGGAGACACTACTCAAACTCCGCCTGGCCAGCCTCAGCCAGTTTCGGAGGCTCAACTCCAGTGAGGCCCAAGCAGCACCCAGCTGA
- the LSMEM2 gene encoding leucine-rich single-pass membrane protein 2 isoform X3, translating to MPSQRSSGALAPNHVQEVRLHPVESISDLHSGGTLRPYLTEGAQPWDELLGVLPPSLCAQAGCSSVYRRGFLLLLVLLVLTCLALALLAVYLSVLQSESLRILAHTLHTQEETLLKLRLASLSQFRRLNSSEAQAAPS from the exons ATGCCCAGCCAGAGGAGCAGCGGGGCACTGGCCCCCAACCATGTGCAGGAGGTGCGCCTGCACCCTGTGGAGTCCATCAGCGACCTACACAGCGGAG GCACACTGCGCCCCTATCTGACTGAAGGGGCACAGCCGTGGGATGAGCTGCTGGGCGTTTTGCCACCGTCGCTGTGTGCCCAGGCTGGCTGCAGTTCTGTGTACAGACGAGGGTTCCTGCTGCTGCTTGTGCTGCTGGTGCTCACCTGCCTGGCACTTGCACTCCTGGCTGTCTACCTGAGTG TGCTGCAGAGTGAATCCCTACGCATCCTggcacacacactgcacacacaggAGGAGACACTACTCAAACTCCGCCTGGCCAGCCTCAGCCAGTTTCGGAGGCTCAACTCCAGTGAGGCCCAAGCAGCACCCAGCTGA